The genomic window tataagatccgtttaaaatgtctctacACAAATACCattttgaatgtcccggtaatgtaggtactttatttcgtcgccaatagatgtcaggaggAGTTATATTTTCCTAAAAACACGGATAAATCGAcgatttctaaaaatgaaacctggCCAAATCGATTTTTCGTCCCAAAAAATTAACTGCTGctactaattttcatgaaaatcattggagccgtttccgagattgctgatatatgtataaatatacaagaattgctcgtttaaatatataagataacttttttttacaaattagattgaaatttatacagagttttaaacaattaattatgttatgtATCTCTTTAAAGaaccataaatattaaatacattctttatttcataataattacaatagttaatataatcaataaaaatcaatagtaCTTCGAACAACATAGAAACTCTTATCATCAATAATGGTATACAAATCACCCTTATAACGTTTCAAATCTGTTTTAGATCTATTTTCCCGATCTTCATACAATTTCAATATTACTGGTGGTACGGGTTTGATTTGTGCAATTTTTGATAAGTTATTGAAATATGCCCCTTGTAAATCACCTAATTGATGAAATTGTTTGACTGTTTGACCAAGTTTCATTCGCATTTCTTCTTCTCTTTCCTTGTCCATATACATTCGACGTTTTGTTGGGAATTTTGaagggttttttaaatattcggtATAAAAACGAGCCTGGAAATAATGcaaattaatttagtaaaaatacttagatacgaaaaaaaaaaaattaaaaaattatggcaataaaattcaaataatgccactatgtttaaaataatacaaagtgtCTTTTTGAAGTTGACATATGCATGAAACTCAAAAATAGCTTTTGTCGATAAAAATTCTTAGATGAagactttaattattttgcaaattaggcaaaaacggattaggaagttttacccaaaattgtttcttcgtatcaaaattgtaatttcggataattgtttctgcgaactCTAGGTAGtcttcgaaaaaaagttttccaacaAATCCAATATAAGGACCAGATAGtgcaaaattaaatgttttggattctgatgacgttgtaaagttaaaaaattcgatttttttgataatagagacaaatttgatccgattttattggaattttttttgaaactcactaattttgggtcatttttttcagctgtgatatcagtttgtcgctagctatcatttatgtgcttaattccgggactaggactccacattcttaaaacccattggagctaggttaattttgatcacaaatttgaaaagtatgacccaaatttagtagaattacatacttggtttatcaaaattggataaaatttgaatgtgatagaacaaaattaaatttttaggattttaatgacgttataaatttaaaaaagtctacttttttataacacaggcaaatttgatccgatctcattggatttttgttttgaaacccattaattttaggtcattcttttcagttgtaatgtcagtttttcagtagctatcactcatgtgcttaattccgggaccaggaatccacattcttgaaatctattacaTCTAGGTGAATTTTGATACCAAATTCGAAAAGTATGACCCCAAGttagtgggattacatacttggtttattaaaattggataaaatttggatgtgataaagcaaaattaaattttttgaattctaatggcgtaataagttaaaaaattcgattttttttgatacaacAGGTAATTTAACCGCatctcattggaatttttttttgaaacctactaattttgggtcattcttttcagctacgatgtcactttttctctagctatcatttatgtgcttaattccgggaccagaagtccacattattgaaatatattagagctaggttaattttgatcacaaattcgAAAAGTATGTCCTAAAATTAGGAGGActtcatacttggtttatcaaaattggataaaatttggatgtgatagagcaaaatagaattttttttattctgatgacgccataaagttaaaaaatttgatttttttataacacaggcaaatttgatccgatcttaatggaatttttttttaaacctactaattttaggtcatttttttcagctgctATGCCACTTTTTctctagctatcatttatgtgcttcaTTCGGGGACCAGGagtccacattcttgaaacctattagagctaggttaattttgatcacaaatgtGAAAATTATGTCCTAAACTTAGCAGGATCacgtacttggtttatcaaaattggataaaatttggatgtgatagaggaaaattaaattttttttattctgatgaCGCCAtaaggttaaaaaatttgatttttttataacacaggcaaatttgatccgatcttaatggaattttttttgaaaaccacttATAGCTCGACTACCCGCTTTTTTATCGAATATGACTTCATAGCGATAAATATCAAACTCTTAACATTCATATTGACAATTATTTCACTTTCATTGTGAAACTGAATATGCCTGTATCAATTTTCAGATATAAAGGGTTTCGTAATTTGCGATAAAGTAAATATTACCTGCAAGTCTAGCGTAGGGAATATTGATGTAACATATGGAATACCCATAAATCCCATAGTTggatattcaatatttataatatgcttGTATAGTGgattaatataatcattttcaaatgttaaacCTGATTCTGGAGTTAAAAATGGAAATGACATTTTGAAacctttgcaaaaaaaaaaaaaaaaatattaatattattctaaaagTAAGACGAGAAGCATTGATTCTCTCGGGGGTCATGGATATCAAGGCACGATTGTGTTATCCGTGACGCCACGAAGATAATACTTACCGGTACAATATAATATGGAATTCACATCTTCTGTACTTTCATCTTTAAAATGTACACTTGAATTATCCACATAAGCTACATCAGGTTTTGAGATGACATTGTTTGGATAAAATTCACTTATATcgtattttaaatgattactcaaaaatacCTAAAATTGATTAATCTTAAAAAAGTGCCCATAAATGTTCCGCCTGCGATTAAATCTGggatatgattatttttcaaatcctAGTGtgctattataaataattatataagatGATCcttcaagttataacagcaaCACTTGACAATTTTTCAATACGTTTATAACAAGAAAATGTCCTTTTTTAGATTCaaggtattaaaatttaaaacaaaaagtgaaaacaaacaattaacttactaaattgttgaaataccatgtatagacagtgttgatgactcttatCTTACACATACATTAATGTCACATATACATAAGtgttattcccatataatacatactatacaatttgcgcctaattctcaccttcacaggtaaacagtgatgtttacgaaaaaatgtttcaaacaaaagttgtttatttttttgttgttttattaggaacattttttacatttaaactttggttctatctctaaaggcttacaaaatgggtcctacagacccaagacccaattgacctatgttgatcatttacaaactcgacctcactttttacgtcctgagtacgatgtaaaaatttcagcttgatatcatttttcgtttttgacttatcgagttgacagacggacagacaaccgaaaatggactaattagctgattttatgaataccaattagtagagtgaaattacgccttgtgtatggattaaaagttcgagcagtgaaactttggggtttttcttttcacatcaaaataagtattttttgaaattttttactttctcggagtggtgcaacatgtttaaaaaacaaaatggcgtcaagaatgaaatttttttcagaaattttatcatttttattttatattcgcaaaaggaggcatcggtgcatatcctaatttggtaggtttgtagtccatgttaagaactactcctcataattttttggtggggtttcgtcccttcccctcccagttatatatatatgtatacatacatatggtaaaacagttcatttgactataacttgaaaaatattcgattgattttaatgaaactaatatcaatagtagattttattacttacaactttcggttaaaattttagcgaaatccgttaaatagttcggccaaaatttccaatttagggaattgtttaaaatggctgccattttatgccattttgtcctacgaggttaaatttttttttaaattgtagcattttttattatctttcgattttataataagtggcttacccgtaaaatgactccttgatccatatttttgcgaaaaacggaaaatttaacactttctggaaataattgtttgggggggtgtatggggggtgttttttgctttggcatgagaaaactatttttaaaagaggtctatatggtttaaagcaaaatttttaagttttagcccccgcgctgtaagggggaaggggtgtatgaaataaatgtattttaaaagattttaaaaagaggtcaaaattgtttaaaatgctaaagtaacccaaaattttagatgcttttattaatatagcaccttttacaacatccaccccttcccctcccgctttcctattttttgcaaattcaaaatttgtatgacgtataaaggggtttttggggtcgctgatctcgaacttttggcccaaataagtacaccccctaaaaatattacaattgtttttgataatctattgcaaaattcgagatcagcgaccccaaaaacccctttatacgtcatacaaattttgaattagcaaaatatatgaaagcgggaggggaaggggtggatgttgtaaaaagtgctatattaataaaagcatctaaaattttgggttactttagcattttaaacaattttgacctctttttaaaatcttttaaaatacatttatttcatacaccccttcccccttacagcgcgggggctaaaacttaaaaattttgctttaaaccatatagacctcttttaaaaatagttttctcatgccaaagcaaaaaacaccccccatacacccccccaaacaattatttccagaaagtgttaaattttccgtttttcgcaaaaatatggatcaaggagtcattttacgggtaagccacttattataaaatcgaaagataataaaaaatgctacaatttaaaaaaaaatttaacctcgtaggacaaaatggcataaaatggcagccattttaaacaattccctaaattggaaattttggccgaactatttaacggatttcgctaaaattttaaccgaaagttgtaagtaataaaatctactattgatattagtttcattaaaatcaatcgaatatttttcaagttatagtcaaatgaactgttttaccatatgtatgtatacatatatatataactgggaggggaagggacgaaaccccaccaaaaaattatgaggagtagttcttaacatggactacaaacctaccaaattaggatatgcaccgatgcctccttttgcgaatataaaataaaaatgataaaatttctgaaaaaaatttcattcttgacgccattttgttttttaaacatgttgcaccactccgggaaagtaaaaaatttcaaaaaatacttattttgatgtgaaaagaaaaaccccaaagtttcgttgctcgaacttttaatccatataacagcctttttttgcttagatttactccagtaaataccaaaattttgttcatagtatccatatttttaagcgttacaaacttgggactaaacttagtataccttggtatatttcatatacatggtataaaaactggaACGAAAAAAGTAAGTCCAGTAAGTGCTGCttcgaaaaatttatgatttggtGCTCCAAGCATGGGTATATTGTTTAACGTTgataaacttgaattttttctcGAAACGGAGTGATATTTTGGCTATGCTAATAAAAAGTACCTGCATGATCGAGCTTTACTCGgtaggtattttttgagttaaaaagacacaaaatttATCACTGATATAAAAACCGTTTCCatacaaataccaatttgaatgtcccgagAATCACACCAGCCATTTATCAACCAAAACTGACATGGCCACACGGACCGcacaatataaaatacatacgaAACGAACCACATACAATGTATATACTCGCCAATAGATGCCttgaagagtcatattttgcagtttatgt from Chrysoperla carnea chromosome 2, inChrCarn1.1, whole genome shotgun sequence includes these protein-coding regions:
- the LOC123291902 gene encoding senecionine N-oxygenase-like → MHIAIIGAGIAGLLSLHHAIKNNLGEYTVFEQGKEIGGLWVYTDKVGTDEFGLPVHSSLYEGLRSNVPIQMMSIPDYPNNITSYNFTSYVNHEDVLKYLHAFADHFDLKKHIKFYNHVKKVKPIANNRWEIISLDLQTKEEKVYEFDAVIIANGRRSVPKYPHLKGIETFEGKQLHSHDYRNPKPFENDQVLVIGAGASGLDITYHLSEAADKVFLSNHLKYDISEFYPNNVISKPDVAYVDNSSVHFKDESTEDVNSILYCTGFKMSFPFLTPESGLTFENDYINPLYKHIINIEYPTMGFMGIPYVTSIFPTLDLQARFYTEYLKNPSKFPTKRRMYMDKEREEEMRMKLGQTVKQFHQLGDLQGAYFNNLSKIAQIKPVPPVILKLYEDRENRSKTDLKRYKGDLYTIIDDKSFYVVRSTIDFY